Proteins encoded in a region of the Triticum dicoccoides isolate Atlit2015 ecotype Zavitan chromosome 3A, WEW_v2.0, whole genome shotgun sequence genome:
- the LOC119267225 gene encoding CRS2-associated factor 1, mitochondrial-like gives MLLPSLLRGAHLLRPCHPPRRHLSRLLDRYGFVPPASLTPTAKEISHGTGAAADQKRRTKKPPYRPPSSLDRGDRPASHSDLPFDFRFSYTESSPDAKPIGLREPKYSPFGPGRLDRPWTGLCAPAVDTTLRSVDAEDPAPAAEKDLEEARRRERERVLGEPLTPAERSFLVDKCQKNRTKRQINLGRDGLTHNMLNDIHNHWKHGEGVRVKCLGVPTVDMQNVCRELEDKTGGLIIHRHGGQLILYRGRHYHPKKRPVIPLMLWKPAEPIYPRLIKTTIEGLTVQETKEMRKKGLHAPVLTKLAKNGYYASLVSMVRDGFLADELVRIDCKGLPKSDYRKIGVKLRDLVPCILVSFDKEQIIVWRGKDHDESIQDNMHKAFPSVLQLESAAGENEQEEASSESVAGENEHGEKEETSVDCSSDEWSEISSSDDVPDDK, from the exons ATGCTCCTCCCTAGCCTCCTCCGCGGCGCCCACCTGCTGCGGCCGTGCCACCCTCCCCGCCGCCACCTCTCCCGCCTCCTAGACCGCTACGGCTTCGTGCCGCCGGCCTCCCTGACCCCCACCGCGAAAGAGATCTCCCACGGCACAGGCGCCGCCGCCGACCAGAAGCGTCGGACCAAGAAGCCCCCCTACCGGCCGCCCTCTTCGCTGGACCGCGGAGACCGCCCGGCCTCCCACTCCGACCTCCCCTTCGATTTCCGCTTCAGCTACACGGAGAGCTCCCCGGACGCCAAGCCCATCGGGCTCCGCGAGCCCAAGTACTCCCCTTTCGGCCCCGGTCGCCTCGACCGCCCCTGGACCGGCCTCTGCGCGCCCGCCGTCGACACCACGCTCCGGAGCGTCGACGCCGAGGACCCCGCCCCCGCCGCCGAGAAGGACCTGGAGGAGGCCCGGCGGCGCGAGCGAGAGCGCGTGCTCGGCGAGCCGCTCACCCCCGCGGAGCGCTCCTTCTTGGTCGACAAATGCCAGAAGAACCGCACCAAGCGGCAGATCAATCTCG GGAGAGATGGGCTCACTCATAACATGCTGAATGACATTCACAACCACTGGAAGCATGGCGAGGGGGTCAGGGTGAAATGCCTTGGTGTGCCGACGGTTGATATGCAAAATGTGTGCCGTGAGCTCGAG GATAAAACTGGTGGCCTTATCATCCACAGGCATGGTGGCCAGTTAATACTATACAGAGGGAGGCATTATCATCCAAAGAAAAGACCTGTTATTCCGTTGATGTTATGGAAGCCAGCTGAACCGATCTACCCAAGGCTAATTAAAACAACAATAGAAGGGCTGACAGTTCAGGAGACAAAGGAAATGAGGAAGAAGGGCCTACATGCTCCTGTCTTGACAAAGCTTG CAAAGAACGGGTATTATGCTAGTCTCGTGTCGATGGTTCGAGATGGTTTTCTGGCCGATGAATTGGTTCGTATAGATTGTAAAGGATTGCCAAAGAGTGATTATCGGAAGATTGGAGTCAAGCTCAGG GACCTTGTTCCTTGTATTCTTGTGTCTTTTGACAAGGAGCAAATTATTGTTTGGAGGGGGAAAGACCATGATGAAAGCATACAGGATAATATGCACAAGGCATTCCCTTCAGTTCTTCAATTAGAGAGTGCAGCAGGAGAGAATGAACAGGAAGAAGCATCAAGTGAGAGTGTAGCAGGAGAGAATGAACATGGTGAAAAAGAAGAAACATCAGTTGACTGTTCTTCTGATGAGTGGTCTGAGATCAGTAGCTCTGACGATGTGCCAGATGATAAGTAG